In Candidatus Cohnella colombiensis, one DNA window encodes the following:
- the sufD gene encoding Fe-S cluster assembly protein SufD, with protein MSTPTTSFGREAAAAIARSKNEPQWLVSLREEAGELVANLELPKPEKMPVQRWTLDQYGSDRPGTTVTSRADLPAAISALLPEDQGSSIIVQHNSSIIYAQLSDELKAKGVLLLSLEEAARTQEKLFREHFMTAYTQDEHKLAALHAALWNGGVFLYVPRDVIIEEPIQALLFADDAEATFMPHILVIADNNSRVAFVEQVATSIEGSAATLLHNSAVEVFTKAGAVVRYAAVHQLDDSAIDIAYRRAILGNDSRIEWIIGDLHNGNIVSDTKSVLQGNGSTSDSKIISIGTASQKMSLTTQAIHHGLSTESDMITRAVMTDKATAIINGITKIEKGATKSNGQQTERVLMLSPTARGDANPILLIDEDDVKAGHAASVGQVNAEQVYYLMSRGISRREAERLIIHGFLDPVVADIPLEGLREQLHRIIARKLG; from the coding sequence ATGAGTACACCGACCACCTCTTTCGGCAGAGAAGCGGCAGCAGCGATTGCGCGTAGTAAGAATGAGCCACAATGGCTAGTAAGTCTGCGTGAAGAAGCAGGAGAGCTTGTAGCGAATCTAGAGCTCCCGAAGCCAGAGAAGATGCCAGTTCAGCGTTGGACTCTGGACCAATATGGTTCAGATCGTCCAGGTACGACTGTTACTTCCCGCGCAGATCTACCTGCAGCAATTAGCGCGTTATTGCCTGAAGATCAAGGCAGTTCAATAATCGTGCAACACAACTCTTCTATTATATATGCGCAGCTATCGGATGAGCTTAAAGCGAAAGGTGTATTATTGCTTAGCTTAGAGGAAGCAGCACGTACGCAAGAGAAGCTATTCCGCGAACATTTCATGACAGCCTATACACAGGATGAGCATAAGCTTGCTGCATTGCATGCAGCATTATGGAATGGCGGCGTGTTCCTATACGTTCCGCGTGATGTAATTATCGAGGAGCCGATTCAAGCGTTATTGTTCGCTGACGATGCAGAAGCGACATTCATGCCGCATATTCTTGTCATTGCGGACAATAACAGCCGTGTAGCATTTGTTGAGCAGGTTGCAACTTCTATTGAAGGATCTGCCGCAACGTTGCTACACAACAGTGCAGTTGAAGTGTTCACGAAAGCAGGAGCAGTCGTTCGTTATGCAGCAGTCCACCAATTGGATGATAGCGCGATCGATATTGCTTACCGTCGTGCAATACTTGGCAACGACTCACGCATAGAATGGATTATCGGAGACTTGCACAATGGGAATATCGTATCCGATACGAAATCGGTGCTGCAGGGCAATGGCTCTACATCGGATTCCAAGATCATCTCGATCGGTACTGCAAGTCAGAAGATGAGCTTGACGACACAAGCGATTCACCACGGACTGTCGACGGAAAGCGATATGATTACTCGTGCAGTAATGACGGACAAAGCGACAGCCATCATCAATGGAATTACCAAGATTGAAAAGGGCGCAACGAAATCTAATGGCCAGCAAACAGAACGAGTTCTGATGCTCAGTCCAACAGCACGTGGTGATGCGAACCCGATTCTTCTCATTGATGAGGACGATGTTAAAGCAGGTCATGCTGCGAGCGTTGGTCAAGTAAATGCGGAGCAAGTATATTACTTGATGTCCCGTGGAATTAGTCGCAGAGAAGCAGAGCGTCTCATTATTCACGGATTTTTGGACCCCGTTGTTGCCGATATTCCACTTGAAGGATTGCGTGAACAATTGCACCGTATTATCGCTAGAAAGCTGGGCTGA
- a CDS encoding cysteine desulfurase, whose amino-acid sequence MDSKALKAEFPILNQEINGHPLVYLDNGATTQKPRAVIEAVKHYYEWDNANVHRGVHTLGSRATDAYEGAREKVAKFLNAASSREIIFTRGTTTSLNLVASGYARQKLQEGDEIVLTQMEHHSNLIPWQQVAKATGATLKYIPMQSDGTVRIEDVEATVTEQTKLVAITFVSNVLGTINPIKEIAEIAHRKGAIIVVDGAQSTPHMKVDVRALNVDFYAFSGHKMCAPTGIGALYGKAELLESMEPIEFGGEMIDFVELYDSSWKEIPWKFEGGTPIIAGAVGLGAAIDFLEQIGLDNIDRHERKITRYAVEQLSNIEGVSIYGPLENRAGLVTFNLGEVHPHDVATVLDTEGIAVRAGHHCCQPLMRWLKVSATARASFYLYNTEEDVDLLARSLVKTKEFFGYEPIR is encoded by the coding sequence ATGGATTCCAAAGCACTTAAAGCAGAATTTCCAATTCTGAATCAAGAGATTAATGGTCATCCGCTCGTCTATTTAGATAATGGAGCAACTACACAGAAGCCGCGTGCGGTCATTGAAGCTGTGAAACACTATTACGAATGGGATAATGCGAACGTTCATCGTGGTGTTCACACCCTAGGCTCTCGCGCGACTGATGCGTATGAAGGTGCTCGTGAGAAGGTAGCTAAGTTTCTGAATGCAGCTTCCTCGCGTGAAATTATTTTTACACGGGGCACGACGACTTCACTTAATCTCGTTGCATCAGGATATGCTAGACAGAAGCTACAGGAGGGCGATGAGATCGTCCTTACGCAGATGGAGCATCATAGCAACTTGATTCCTTGGCAGCAAGTTGCCAAAGCTACAGGTGCGACGCTCAAGTATATTCCAATGCAGTCTGATGGTACAGTACGAATTGAAGATGTTGAGGCAACGGTAACGGAGCAGACTAAGCTTGTTGCGATCACTTTTGTGTCCAATGTACTCGGAACGATTAATCCAATCAAGGAAATCGCAGAAATTGCGCATCGTAAAGGAGCCATCATCGTAGTTGATGGTGCTCAAAGCACCCCTCATATGAAAGTAGACGTTAGAGCGCTTAATGTTGATTTCTATGCGTTTTCTGGTCATAAGATGTGTGCTCCGACGGGTATTGGTGCATTATATGGCAAAGCGGAGTTGCTTGAGTCGATGGAGCCGATTGAGTTCGGTGGCGAGATGATCGATTTCGTTGAGCTATATGATTCCTCATGGAAAGAAATTCCGTGGAAGTTCGAGGGTGGCACACCGATTATCGCAGGAGCGGTAGGACTAGGAGCTGCGATCGATTTCCTTGAACAGATCGGGCTGGACAATATTGATCGGCATGAGCGTAAGATTACACGTTATGCTGTTGAACAGCTTTCGAACATTGAAGGGGTTTCAATCTACGGCCCACTCGAAAATCGCGCAGGTCTAGTTACTTTTAATTTGGGTGAAGTTCATCCTCACGATGTGGCAACGGTGCTTGATACGGAAGGGATTGCCGTTCGTGCCGGACACCACTGCTGTCAGCCATTGATGAGATGGTTGAAGGTAAGTGCTACAGCGAGAGCGAGCTTCTATTTATACAATACCGAAGAGGACGTCGACCTACTGGCTCGTTCATTGGTGAAGACAAAGGAGTTTTTCGGTTATGAGCCAATTAGATGA
- a CDS encoding SUF system NifU family Fe-S cluster assembly protein — protein MSQLDDLYRRVIMDHYKTPRNRGEIADDSVTINLNNPTCGDRISLQLQLENGSVSNAKFTGEGCSISMSSASMMTEAVKGKSIEEALKLADKFSSLMQGQEVEFDDYEDIEALSGVNKFPARIKCATLAWNALRKGVEHGQGKHEGIEQ, from the coding sequence ATGAGCCAATTAGATGATCTCTACCGTCGCGTTATTATGGATCATTATAAAACACCGCGTAATCGTGGCGAAATTGCAGATGATTCGGTAACGATCAATCTGAACAATCCTACGTGCGGTGATCGGATTTCCCTGCAACTCCAATTAGAGAACGGCAGTGTTAGCAATGCCAAGTTCACAGGAGAAGGTTGCTCAATTAGTATGTCCTCGGCATCAATGATGACAGAAGCGGTCAAAGGGAAATCAATCGAGGAAGCATTGAAGCTCGCAGACAAATTTTCTTCTCTGATGCAAGGGCAAGAAGTGGAGTTTGACGATTATGAAGATATCGAAGCGTTATCTGGTGTGAATAAGTTCCCTGCACGAATTAAATGCGCGACGCTGGCGTGGAATGCACTTCGCAAAGGTGTAGAGCATGGACAGGGTAAGCACGAAGGAATCGAACAATAA
- the sufB gene encoding Fe-S cluster assembly protein SufB, giving the protein MAKEMSDMGIEEYQYGFRDEHKAIFQSGKGLTEEIVRTISGMKGEPEWMLKFRLKSLEQFRKMAMPRWGGDLDDLDFEDIQYYVKPSEKQGKTWEEVPEEIKATFDKLGIPEAEQKFLAGVSAQYESEVVYHSMQEDLEKQGVIFMDTDTALREHPEILKEYFGTVIPPADNKFAALNSAVWSGGSFIYVPKGVQCTVPLQAYFRINSENMGQFERTLIIADEGSSVHYVEGCTAPIYSTNSLHSAVVEIIAKKDARIRYTTIQNWAPNIFNLVTKRAVAEENATMEWIDGNIGSKLTMKYPAVILKGRGAKGMVLSIAVAGKGQHQDAGAKMIHLAPDTSSTIVSKSIAKHGGKVTYRGLTSFGRNAEGAKANIKCDTLILDNKSTSDTIPYNEIMNDNITLEHEATVSKVSEDQLFYLMSRGLTEADATQMIVMGFIEPFTKELPMEYAVEMNRLIKHEMEGSIG; this is encoded by the coding sequence ATGGCTAAAGAGATGTCAGATATGGGAATTGAAGAATATCAGTATGGTTTCCGAGATGAGCATAAAGCAATTTTCCAATCGGGTAAAGGGCTGACCGAAGAAATCGTTCGCACAATTTCCGGGATGAAGGGCGAGCCTGAATGGATGCTTAAATTCCGTTTGAAATCGTTAGAGCAGTTCAGAAAGATGGCAATGCCTCGTTGGGGTGGCGATCTGGATGATCTAGACTTTGAAGATATTCAATATTACGTTAAACCTTCCGAAAAGCAAGGGAAGACGTGGGAAGAAGTTCCAGAGGAAATTAAGGCGACATTCGATAAACTGGGAATTCCAGAGGCGGAGCAGAAGTTTCTCGCTGGTGTATCCGCACAGTACGAATCCGAGGTTGTTTATCATAGCATGCAAGAGGATCTCGAGAAGCAAGGCGTTATCTTCATGGACACCGATACTGCACTTCGTGAGCATCCTGAAATTTTGAAGGAATATTTCGGCACGGTGATACCTCCTGCGGACAACAAGTTTGCTGCACTCAATAGTGCGGTTTGGTCTGGTGGTAGCTTTATCTACGTTCCGAAAGGTGTACAATGTACAGTTCCTTTGCAAGCTTACTTCCGGATTAACTCAGAAAATATGGGTCAATTTGAGCGTACGCTCATTATTGCAGACGAAGGAAGCTCTGTGCATTACGTTGAAGGCTGTACAGCGCCGATCTACAGCACAAACTCACTGCACAGCGCTGTAGTTGAGATCATTGCGAAGAAGGACGCTAGAATCCGTTATACGACGATTCAGAACTGGGCACCGAATATCTTCAATCTCGTTACGAAGCGTGCTGTTGCTGAAGAAAATGCAACAATGGAATGGATTGATGGAAACATCGGCTCCAAACTGACGATGAAGTATCCTGCTGTTATTTTGAAAGGTCGCGGTGCGAAGGGTATGGTTCTCTCTATCGCAGTTGCGGGTAAAGGTCAGCACCAAGACGCTGGCGCGAAGATGATTCACCTTGCACCGGATACGAGTTCTACGATCGTATCTAAGTCGATCGCCAAGCATGGGGGTAAAGTCACTTATCGCGGCCTAACCTCTTTCGGTCGTAACGCTGAGGGTGCTAAGGCGAACATAAAGTGTGACACGCTCATTCTCGATAACAAGTCGACGAGCGATACGATTCCGTATAACGAAATTATGAACGACAACATTACGCTTGAGCATGAAGCTACAGTATCCAAGGTATCAGAAGACCAATTGTTCTATCTGATGAGCCGTGGTCTAACTGAAGCAGATGCGACACAAATGATCGTAATGGGCTTTATTGAGCCGTTCACGAAAGAACTTCCAATGGAATATGCAGTTGAGATGAATCGTCTCATCAAGCACGAGATGGAAGGCTCTATCGGTTAA
- a CDS encoding NlpC/P60 family protein, with protein sequence MKRMRLLILVLVLVMASGCASHTNNMNAKGMHAKGTSTDSDHIVRIKTMQNTLYVSLDQVAKAIGYQTKWLNDNSFGVGDNDPALILRKGESEAIAGNRTIQLPAPALQEGNDLYVPVAALKSMFGDEAFFKVDSKSVTFFPRPVNKGDAVSGKGLDFANAPSAQSAPEPTLDVRKQTYSIKVKSTSTKQIDDMLAFAKKYMGVPYEFGAGKYSKSKAFDCSSYVQHVFQKVGVTLPRLARTQAGKGVAINRDQLQPGDLLFFSVPGRFKSDKTVGHVGIYYKNGMMIHSSPKPKDGVQITSINKAYWKDTFLFAKRIRIRG encoded by the coding sequence ATGAAACGAATGCGATTATTGATATTGGTGCTTGTGTTAGTCATGGCTTCAGGCTGTGCAAGTCATACAAACAATATGAACGCGAAGGGTATGCATGCGAAGGGCACATCGACCGATTCGGATCACATTGTGAGGATCAAGACGATGCAGAACACTTTGTATGTATCATTGGATCAAGTTGCTAAGGCAATTGGTTATCAAACGAAATGGCTTAATGATAACAGCTTCGGTGTAGGTGACAACGATCCGGCGTTAATCTTACGTAAAGGTGAGAGTGAAGCGATAGCGGGCAATCGAACGATCCAGCTTCCTGCTCCAGCCTTACAAGAGGGCAATGACTTATATGTTCCAGTCGCAGCATTGAAAAGTATGTTCGGCGATGAAGCCTTTTTTAAGGTAGATTCGAAATCTGTTACTTTTTTCCCGCGACCTGTAAATAAAGGTGATGCGGTGTCTGGTAAGGGGCTTGATTTCGCGAATGCACCGAGTGCACAATCCGCACCGGAACCTACACTAGATGTCCGAAAGCAAACGTATTCGATAAAGGTCAAAAGTACGAGTACTAAGCAGATCGATGATATGCTTGCATTTGCAAAAAAATATATGGGTGTACCCTATGAATTTGGAGCGGGTAAATATTCAAAGTCGAAAGCCTTTGATTGCTCATCTTATGTGCAGCACGTATTCCAAAAGGTCGGTGTTACTCTCCCAAGATTGGCTAGAACACAAGCAGGGAAAGGAGTGGCGATAAATCGGGATCAACTTCAACCAGGAGATCTTCTCTTCTTCTCTGTTCCAGGACGCTTCAAGTCGGACAAGACTGTAGGGCATGTAGGGATCTATTACAAAAACGGAATGATGATTCATTCCAGTCCGAAGCCGAAGGATGGCGTACAGATCACGAGTATTAATAAGGCATATTGGAAGGATACCTTTCTCTTCGCAAAGCGAATTCGAATTCGCGGTTGA
- a CDS encoding HD-GYP domain-containing protein, whose product MRIHITDALSGDCLSADIFNSFGLHVLSKGTILNERELSRLYQHQIDYLEIVPRTGIHEDENENENEEIASRPSYNPLLRPLYQDAVAGAVQLFELALAEGKIYEEDVKESFQPLIDNFNTERDVVSLLLMLNSQDDYTYQHSVQVGMLSYYIARWLGWDEEDTILASKAGFLHDIGKCKISEAILNSPNKLSDEEFNEVKNHPIYGYEILKTTFNDSRVSLAALQHHERMDGTGYPNGLKGDEISPMAKIVAIADVYSAMISTRAYSQKRDLLVVLKEMYELSFGSLDPQFTHVFILHMLPNFIGKKLELTNGDMGTIVMTNPVDFFRPLVQTDTQFIDLSVNRQLDIKQIFM is encoded by the coding sequence ATGAGAATTCATATTACAGATGCTCTGTCAGGAGATTGTTTATCTGCTGATATTTTCAACTCTTTTGGCTTGCATGTTCTGTCAAAGGGAACGATCCTAAACGAACGAGAACTATCTAGATTATACCAACATCAAATCGATTATTTAGAAATCGTACCCCGCACTGGTATTCATGAAGATGAGAATGAGAATGAGAATGAGGAAATCGCTTCAAGACCCAGTTATAATCCATTACTGCGTCCGCTTTATCAAGATGCAGTCGCAGGAGCGGTACAATTGTTTGAGCTGGCTCTAGCAGAAGGGAAAATCTATGAAGAGGACGTAAAAGAAAGCTTTCAACCTCTCATTGATAACTTCAACACTGAACGAGATGTAGTCTCCTTGCTGCTCATGCTCAATTCTCAAGACGATTACACGTATCAGCACTCCGTTCAGGTAGGTATGCTTAGCTACTACATCGCTCGTTGGCTTGGATGGGATGAGGAAGATACCATCTTAGCTAGCAAAGCAGGCTTCCTACATGATATTGGAAAATGTAAGATTTCAGAAGCGATCCTAAACAGCCCGAATAAGTTATCTGATGAAGAATTTAATGAAGTTAAAAATCACCCGATATACGGATATGAGATTTTAAAAACTACTTTTAATGATTCAAGAGTATCTCTAGCTGCGTTGCAGCATCATGAACGGATGGATGGTACCGGCTATCCGAATGGACTTAAAGGCGATGAAATAAGCCCAATGGCTAAAATTGTTGCCATCGCTGATGTGTACAGTGCGATGATCTCCACTCGCGCCTACAGCCAGAAGAGAGACTTGCTCGTTGTACTGAAGGAGATGTACGAACTTAGTTTTGGTTCACTAGATCCTCAATTCACACATGTATTCATTCTACATATGCTACCGAACTTCATCGGTAAGAAGCTTGAGCTAACGAACGGAGATATGGGTACAATCGTGATGACCAATCCCGTAGATTTCTTTCGACCGCTCGTGCAAACTGACACACAATTTATTGACTTGTCAGTCAATCGTCAGCTCGACATTAAACAAATATTCATGTAA
- a CDS encoding bifunctional UDP-sugar hydrolase/5'-nucleotidase, giving the protein MTDPSVTLTLLHTNDIHSHFEAVSQIAQYIAEVRENVDPNQLLLLDCGDFMDRFRMETEGTEAEVNRALLESLRYDAIVIGNNEGLTYSQESLEKLYKQLPIPVVCANMKIKNSSNPPDWMSPTLIVEKSGVKIGIVGVTAAFNSFYDLLGWEAQDPIAVVQQCVEQLREQADVIILLSHLGLRMDERIATSVDGIDLILGGHTHHLLETPLVIGSTAISAAGKYGQYIGHLELEIVKEQSKLIISGGCFPTAQLPSHRQTNEILKNYQQLAMQRMNREVAYLHEPLESDPNTESSLATLLAMAVRTITNAEIGIVNAGQLLFGLPKGSVSELTIHTMCPSPINACSLKLTGGQIKQALEESLLTKFKELEIRGFGFRGKVLGCLCIDGLAVTVDLSRADYDKIVSTRVNGQPLELDRKYTVGTLDMFTFGVGYLTLGHGNDVQYFLPHFIRSLLTQALNDQHALKECRQARWHFS; this is encoded by the coding sequence ATGACTGATCCTTCTGTAACACTCACCTTATTGCATACAAACGATATTCATAGTCATTTTGAAGCAGTGTCACAAATTGCTCAATATATCGCAGAAGTTAGAGAAAATGTAGATCCAAATCAGTTGCTTTTGCTTGATTGCGGCGACTTTATGGATCGATTTAGAATGGAAACAGAAGGTACGGAAGCAGAAGTGAATCGCGCACTGCTTGAATCGCTTCGGTACGATGCCATTGTCATTGGTAACAATGAAGGATTAACTTATTCTCAAGAGAGTCTGGAGAAGCTGTATAAGCAACTACCGATTCCTGTTGTATGTGCCAATATGAAGATTAAGAACAGCTCGAATCCTCCAGATTGGATGAGCCCTACATTGATTGTGGAGAAGTCAGGTGTTAAAATCGGAATTGTTGGTGTAACAGCGGCGTTCAATTCTTTCTACGATCTTCTTGGTTGGGAAGCACAAGACCCGATTGCAGTTGTTCAACAATGTGTGGAGCAGCTTAGAGAGCAAGCTGATGTCATCATTCTTTTATCACACCTCGGTCTTCGCATGGATGAGCGTATAGCCACAAGTGTGGATGGGATTGATCTCATTCTTGGTGGCCACACCCATCATTTGTTGGAGACGCCTCTTGTGATTGGTTCGACAGCGATTAGTGCTGCGGGCAAATATGGCCAATATATTGGCCATCTAGAGCTTGAAATTGTGAAGGAACAATCGAAGCTGATCATTTCAGGGGGGTGCTTCCCTACAGCGCAACTACCCTCACATCGACAGACGAATGAGATATTGAAAAACTACCAACAACTAGCGATGCAGCGGATGAATCGAGAAGTGGCCTATTTACATGAGCCTCTTGAAAGTGATCCGAACACCGAGTCATCGTTAGCGACGTTGCTTGCGATGGCTGTGAGAACGATTACGAATGCTGAGATCGGCATCGTTAACGCAGGGCAGCTACTGTTCGGTTTACCTAAGGGTAGTGTGTCCGAGCTAACTATACATACGATGTGTCCTTCACCTATTAATGCATGCAGCCTTAAGCTGACAGGGGGGCAGATTAAGCAAGCGTTGGAAGAGAGCTTGCTAACCAAATTCAAGGAGTTAGAAATTCGTGGCTTTGGTTTTCGGGGGAAGGTACTCGGCTGCCTTTGTATAGATGGATTAGCCGTAACTGTGGATCTTTCCCGCGCTGACTATGACAAAATTGTTAGTACTCGTGTCAATGGTCAACCGTTAGAGCTAGACCGTAAATATACTGTCGGTACACTCGACATGTTTACTTTCGGAGTTGGCTATTTGACGTTGGGTCATGGAAATGATGTGCAATATTTTCTTCCACATTTTATAAGGAGCTTACTCACTCAAGCTCTGAATGATCAACATGCGCTTAAAGAGTGTAGACAGGCACGATGGCACTTTAGTTAA
- a CDS encoding undecaprenyl-diphosphate phosphatase has translation MLHWFDSVILGIIEGLTEFLPVSSTGHMILTNKLLGFEKAPEQLKTFEIIIQFAAILAIALIYRQKILQVFGIGKKHAVKGLSMDAFPKQRLNLIHVALGIVPPLGVAFLFRDYIKGEAFDSQSIVLWALVVGGIYMWISEAFYDSGKIKRTAETMDQISYKQALFIGIIQCVSALWPGFSRSGSTMAAGMLSGLSYRASADFSFFIAIPIMTAATGYELLSNVDQFRSGSIDLAFLSIGFIVSFVVAWIVVVVFLKALQKIKLKYFAWYRFVLAALFYWFIVR, from the coding sequence ATGCTACATTGGTTTGACTCAGTCATTCTAGGCATTATTGAAGGGTTAACTGAATTTTTACCTGTCTCTTCGACAGGACATATGATCCTAACGAATAAACTACTCGGCTTCGAGAAGGCACCAGAGCAACTGAAAACATTTGAAATCATTATTCAATTTGCAGCAATCTTAGCGATTGCACTCATCTATCGTCAAAAAATTCTTCAGGTTTTTGGAATTGGAAAGAAACATGCTGTAAAAGGTTTATCCATGGATGCTTTTCCGAAGCAACGATTGAATCTGATTCATGTTGCGCTAGGAATCGTGCCACCACTAGGAGTCGCCTTTTTATTTCGAGATTATATTAAAGGTGAAGCGTTTGATTCGCAGTCGATCGTTCTATGGGCACTAGTCGTCGGTGGGATTTATATGTGGATCTCAGAGGCATTTTACGATTCGGGGAAAATTAAGCGTACTGCAGAAACGATGGATCAGATTTCGTACAAGCAAGCGCTGTTCATTGGTATCATTCAATGTGTTTCTGCCCTATGGCCGGGCTTCTCACGATCAGGTTCTACAATGGCAGCGGGGATGCTTTCTGGTCTTAGCTATCGAGCATCAGCAGACTTCTCGTTCTTCATTGCGATTCCGATTATGACGGCTGCCACCGGGTATGAATTATTGTCTAATGTGGATCAGTTTCGTTCCGGATCGATCGATTTAGCATTTCTCTCCATTGGTTTTATTGTTTCCTTCGTGGTTGCGTGGATTGTCGTTGTCGTGTTCTTAAAAGCTCTCCAAAAGATAAAGCTCAAATACTTTGCGTGGTATCGTTTTGTACTTGCTGCATTATTTTACTGGTTTATTGTAAGATAA
- a CDS encoding HD-GYP domain-containing protein — protein MRMMPISLCRPGMKLAKKIFSDNGIVLLAEEVELTTTLIRKLNACGINFIYIQDNRTDDILIPDILQEETQRRSLQAIRSAFREYVDQPSKRKTATYPYIGQSVRQAMTEILQELESQRDAVIMLMNMHTVDHYLFTHSLNVCIYSTLLGMAYGYNHDQLNTLGLGAMLHDIGKTQISMQVLLKPDQLSEYEFEEMKRHTERGYYLLKDEPNIPLLAAHCAYQHHERLDGSGYPRGLKGDEIHEYAKWIGIIDSYDAMTSQRIYRRAMLPHEAAEVLYTGSGTLYDTSMLQLFRDRIAIYPIGITVQLNTGQSAVVVDINSSVMHRPIVRVLTDEEGNELSAPYDMDLSKQLNVLIDKINFDDQESNSLPA, from the coding sequence ATGCGCATGATGCCAATATCACTGTGTAGGCCAGGGATGAAGTTGGCCAAAAAAATATTCTCAGATAATGGCATCGTATTGTTGGCGGAAGAGGTAGAATTAACAACGACGTTAATTCGCAAGCTCAATGCGTGTGGGATTAATTTCATTTACATTCAAGACAATCGAACGGATGATATCCTCATTCCTGATATCCTTCAGGAAGAGACTCAGAGACGCTCGCTTCAAGCGATCCGATCTGCATTCCGGGAATACGTCGATCAGCCTTCGAAGCGTAAGACGGCCACCTACCCCTATATCGGACAATCAGTACGACAAGCTATGACTGAGATTTTACAGGAATTAGAAAGTCAACGTGATGCGGTCATTATGCTAATGAACATGCATACAGTCGATCATTATTTATTTACACACTCATTGAATGTATGTATTTATTCGACATTACTTGGTATGGCTTACGGCTATAATCATGACCAATTGAACACGCTTGGACTTGGTGCAATGCTACATGATATTGGGAAAACACAAATATCAATGCAGGTGCTTTTAAAGCCAGACCAATTATCCGAATACGAATTTGAAGAGATGAAGCGTCACACAGAGCGAGGCTACTATTTGCTGAAGGATGAACCGAATATCCCTTTACTTGCTGCCCATTGTGCTTATCAGCATCATGAGCGTTTGGATGGCTCTGGCTATCCAAGGGGGTTGAAGGGTGATGAAATTCACGAATATGCAAAGTGGATTGGAATTATTGATTCTTACGATGCGATGACGAGTCAGCGAATTTATCGAAGAGCGATGCTCCCGCATGAAGCTGCTGAGGTGCTGTATACAGGGAGCGGTACTCTGTATGATACGAGTATGCTACAATTGTTCCGAGATCGTATTGCGATCTATCCAATAGGAATAACAGTACAGCTGAACACAGGGCAAAGCGCAGTTGTCGTAGATATCAATAGCTCTGTTATGCATCGTCCGATTGTGCGTGTTTTAACCGATGAAGAAGGAAATGAGCTTTCAGCGCCGTATGATATGGATTTATCGAAGCAATTGAATGTATTAATTGACAAAATCAATTTCGATGATCAGGAGAGCAATTCTCTGCCTGCATAG